From Fervidobacterium gondwanense DSM 13020, a single genomic window includes:
- a CDS encoding iron-containing alcohol dehydrogenase, translating to MFEKKVNIYNVFELRCKTTCYFGVGAIEKMKDISEYLKNNNMKKVIVITDPVAYKVTGAWDVVTKYFKEYGIKYVLYDKVTPNPTVEQIDEATKLGKEFGAKAVLGIGGGSPIDTAKSVAVLLEYDGKTGSELYEGKFVPTKAKPIIAINTTHGTGTEVDRFAVASILEKEYKPAIAYDCIYPLFAIDDPKLMLTLPYKQTLYTSIDALNHITEAATTLSRNPYSILLAKETVRLIATYLPQALSNPNDLNARYWLLYASAIAGISFDNGLLHFTHALEHPLSAVKPDLAHGLGLAMLLPAVVKEIYPSVADILAEVYEPIVPGLKGNPGEAEAIAKGIENWLFNMGVTEKLSDIGFNEGHVDKLTELAMTTPSLGLLLSQAPIKAEREVIKRIYETSLRRM from the coding sequence ATGTTTGAAAAGAAAGTTAACATCTACAACGTTTTCGAGCTTAGGTGCAAGACAACATGCTATTTTGGAGTTGGCGCTATTGAGAAGATGAAGGATATATCTGAATATCTTAAAAATAACAACATGAAGAAAGTTATCGTTATTACAGACCCTGTTGCTTACAAAGTTACTGGCGCATGGGATGTTGTAACAAAGTACTTTAAAGAATACGGAATTAAGTACGTTCTGTACGACAAGGTCACACCGAATCCAACGGTTGAACAGATAGATGAAGCGACAAAACTCGGAAAGGAATTCGGTGCGAAAGCAGTACTCGGCATAGGCGGAGGTAGTCCAATCGATACGGCAAAGAGTGTTGCCGTTTTGCTTGAGTACGACGGAAAGACTGGCTCTGAGCTTTATGAAGGAAAATTCGTTCCAACAAAAGCAAAACCGATAATCGCAATTAACACGACACATGGAACAGGTACGGAAGTCGACAGATTTGCTGTAGCCTCTATTTTGGAAAAGGAATACAAACCAGCGATAGCATACGACTGCATTTATCCATTGTTTGCAATAGACGATCCCAAACTGATGCTAACACTTCCATACAAGCAAACTCTCTACACGTCAATTGATGCTTTGAACCACATTACAGAAGCAGCTACTACACTTTCGAGAAACCCATACTCGATACTCTTGGCAAAAGAAACGGTTAGACTTATAGCTACATACTTACCTCAAGCATTGAGCAATCCAAACGACCTGAACGCAAGATACTGGCTGTTGTATGCATCCGCAATAGCGGGTATATCATTCGACAATGGGTTGCTCCACTTCACGCACGCACTTGAGCACCCGCTGAGTGCAGTTAAGCCAGACCTTGCGCATGGACTCGGACTTGCGATGCTTCTTCCTGCTGTTGTCAAAGAAATATATCCTTCTGTAGCTGACATTCTTGCCGAAGTGTATGAACCAATTGTTCCGGGATTGAAAGGCAATCCAGGCGAAGCAGAAGCTATAGCCAAGGGAATAGAAAACTGGCTATTCAACATGGGAGTTACGGAAAAACTTTCAGATATAGGATTCAACGAAGGTCACGTTGACAAACTCACAGAACTTGCAATGACGACACCTTCACTTGGATTGTTGCTTAGCCAAGCACCGATAAAAGCTGAGAGGGAAGTTATAAAGAGGATATATGAGACATCATTGAGGAGAATGTGA
- a CDS encoding 6-phosphofructokinase, which produces MRRVGVLSVGNDCPGINAAIRSVVVNAIEKEVEVMGIKDGFEGLLNDKVDILVRNNVSGILHQGGTILGTSLFIPESDEDLTAIKNKTIQYGITGYIILGGRNAVRAALNLQKYGIPSIIVPATIDNDLSFTDFSIGFITALEHVTQALDIIHSTAESHHRVMIVKTMGAPGGWLATFGGLAGGADFVITSSDVLNPKELVQTIQHRYESGKRFSLVVVEDGVKLPDEIIDECKCSNESDPAEVVGLYIGRKLNLEWRYTNLGYIQRGGTPAAIDRIIATQMSARAVELVKMGKFYHAVGVKGFIVTEVPYSDTLLNVRPVDFYIKQLAKLFY; this is translated from the coding sequence ATGAGACGTGTGGGAGTACTTTCAGTTGGAAACGACTGCCCGGGTATAAACGCAGCGATAAGGTCAGTTGTTGTCAACGCTATAGAGAAAGAAGTCGAAGTCATGGGTATCAAAGATGGCTTTGAAGGTTTATTGAATGATAAGGTTGACATACTTGTAAGAAACAACGTTTCAGGTATACTTCACCAGGGCGGTACAATACTCGGCACCTCTTTATTCATTCCAGAGAGCGATGAAGATTTGACAGCAATAAAGAACAAAACGATACAATACGGAATTACGGGATATATCATCCTTGGCGGAAGGAATGCTGTCAGAGCAGCTTTAAATTTGCAAAAATACGGAATACCATCAATAATAGTTCCTGCAACGATAGACAACGACCTTTCATTTACAGATTTTTCAATAGGATTCATAACAGCACTTGAGCACGTAACACAAGCACTCGACATAATCCACTCGACAGCGGAATCGCACCATAGAGTCATGATAGTCAAGACGATGGGTGCACCGGGTGGATGGCTCGCCACATTTGGAGGATTGGCAGGCGGTGCAGATTTTGTCATCACGAGCTCCGATGTGCTTAATCCAAAAGAATTGGTTCAAACTATACAGCATAGGTATGAGAGTGGAAAACGATTCTCGCTTGTCGTTGTCGAAGATGGTGTAAAGCTTCCAGATGAGATAATCGACGAATGTAAATGCTCGAATGAAAGTGATCCGGCAGAAGTCGTTGGGCTTTACATAGGTAGGAAACTGAATCTTGAATGGAGATATACAAACCTTGGATACATCCAAAGAGGAGGAACACCTGCTGCAATAGACAGGATAATTGCAACCCAGATGAGTGCAAGAGCGGTTGAACTCGTCAAAATGGGTAAATTCTACCATGCAGTTGGTGTAAAGGGATTCATCGTCACAGAAGTGCCGTACAGCGATACACTACTTAACGTAAGGCCAGTAGATTTCTACATCAAACAACTTGCAAAATTGTTCTATTAA
- a CDS encoding sodium-translocating pyrophosphatase: MAILFSSILAGTILIVYLTLNVLDKSPGNEKTEKISRIIQRGAKSFLFQEYTIFFPIVFLLSLLFGFSSGWVNAISFIIGSSFSVLAGFFGMLIATKSNARTAWGATKGIGEALDIAFSGGAVMGLIVSVLGLAGLGIVYLLFGLQAVSYYSLGASFVALFARVGGGIYTKAADVGADIVGKVESNLPEDDPRNPAVIADNVGDNVGDVAGMGADLYESYVGSIFSAISLGYALFGASGITSTLYIISFGLISSILAIILVKVLSRLNTEPALALRSGTIASSVIFLAFSLSYAIMDKNMNLFWTVLVGNIVGVSIGLITEWYTSGKKVEKLAHSAAMGPANVIISGTALGMESTAVITILIAVGTLISHKLGGLYGIAMAGVGMLATLAMNLSVDAYGPIADNAGGVAQMAGLEKGVRDITDKLDALGNTTAAMGKGFAIGSAALTAIALFANFGSIAHIQQIQLQDPKMFIGALIGAMLTFFFSALAMNAVGDAANDMVEEIRRQIREMPGILAGATEPDYGSCIKIATKGALKRMVLPSVLAIASPIILMLGLGVQSVAGLLIGSTVTGVALAIFMANSGGAWDNAKKYVEEGHLGGKGSFAHKATVVGDTVGDPYKDTAGPALNILIKLMAITSIVFYSIVGRWIQ, encoded by the coding sequence TTGGCTATACTATTTTCATCAATATTGGCGGGAACTATTTTGATAGTTTACCTAACTTTAAACGTGCTCGACAAGAGTCCAGGAAACGAAAAGACAGAGAAGATATCAAGAATCATTCAACGTGGTGCGAAGTCGTTTTTGTTTCAAGAGTACACAATCTTCTTCCCAATAGTCTTCTTGCTCTCACTTCTCTTTGGATTTTCATCCGGTTGGGTGAATGCAATTTCTTTCATTATAGGGTCTTCGTTCTCTGTTTTGGCAGGATTCTTTGGAATGCTTATCGCCACAAAATCTAACGCGAGAACTGCCTGGGGTGCTACAAAGGGAATAGGAGAGGCGCTCGACATAGCCTTCTCTGGCGGTGCAGTTATGGGGCTCATTGTATCGGTCCTCGGACTTGCAGGTCTCGGGATAGTGTATCTATTGTTTGGTCTCCAAGCGGTAAGTTATTATTCACTTGGAGCGTCCTTTGTTGCGCTCTTTGCCAGAGTTGGTGGCGGTATCTATACCAAAGCGGCAGATGTTGGTGCTGACATTGTTGGAAAGGTTGAATCGAACCTTCCGGAAGACGACCCGAGAAACCCCGCAGTTATCGCTGACAACGTGGGTGATAACGTTGGAGACGTTGCTGGCATGGGTGCAGACCTTTACGAATCGTACGTTGGTTCAATATTCTCCGCGATATCTCTTGGATATGCACTCTTTGGAGCGAGTGGAATAACGAGCACGCTTTACATAATCTCTTTTGGACTGATTTCGTCGATACTTGCGATAATACTGGTTAAAGTCTTATCAAGGCTCAACACAGAACCAGCGCTCGCTTTAAGAAGCGGTACAATTGCTTCGAGCGTAATCTTTTTGGCGTTTTCGCTTTCATATGCAATCATGGATAAGAACATGAACCTATTCTGGACAGTTTTAGTTGGTAACATCGTGGGCGTGTCAATAGGGCTCATCACTGAATGGTACACATCCGGAAAGAAAGTTGAGAAATTAGCACACTCAGCAGCGATGGGACCTGCCAACGTTATCATCAGCGGTACAGCGCTTGGAATGGAATCGACAGCGGTGATAACCATTCTCATAGCGGTTGGAACACTTATTTCACACAAATTAGGCGGACTGTACGGAATAGCGATGGCTGGGGTCGGTATGCTTGCTACACTTGCGATGAACCTTTCAGTCGATGCTTATGGACCTATTGCAGACAATGCTGGTGGAGTAGCTCAAATGGCAGGATTGGAAAAAGGCGTAAGAGATATTACCGACAAACTCGACGCACTTGGGAACACAACCGCGGCTATGGGAAAAGGTTTTGCGATAGGTTCAGCAGCACTTACAGCTATAGCCTTGTTCGCAAACTTTGGTTCTATTGCACACATTCAACAGATACAGCTGCAAGACCCAAAGATGTTCATCGGTGCTCTGATAGGTGCAATGCTTACGTTCTTCTTCTCAGCGCTTGCAATGAACGCAGTTGGCGATGCTGCAAACGATATGGTTGAGGAAATAAGAAGACAGATCAGAGAGATGCCTGGAATACTTGCCGGCGCGACAGAACCTGACTATGGAAGCTGTATAAAAATCGCCACAAAAGGTGCACTTAAACGAATGGTCTTACCATCAGTGCTTGCAATTGCTTCACCGATTATCTTGATGCTAGGTCTTGGCGTTCAATCGGTAGCTGGATTGTTGATAGGCTCAACCGTAACAGGCGTTGCGCTCGCTATATTCATGGCAAATTCAGGAGGAGCTTGGGACAACGCTAAGAAGTACGTTGAAGAAGGACACCTCGGTGGTAAGGGATCATTCGCACATAAGGCAACCGTTGTTGGCGATACAGTTGGCGACCCTTACAAAGACACTGCTGGTCCAGCACTTAATATACTTATAAAATTGATGGCAATTACATCGATAGTATTTTACTCAATTGTGGGGAGGTGGATTCAATGA
- the secF gene encoding protein translocase subunit SecF, protein MKLDFVGKRYYFIALSAVLIVISIISIFTKGFNVGLEFIGGSEVVVKTSQDMKIADVRAKISDLAPEFNNARVLEVKALGQEEEKTFSIVVAPKDEKGNLRTYNADEKATLSKAIEERLGGKVVSFTEVSGDAANEIKNLTWKAVVFTLLGILIYVALRFKFAFGIGAILALIHDVVITLGFYSIFGIEMNIAAIAAVLTLVGYSVNDTIIVFDRIREFGRKFKGREMASVVNDSINSVIFRTINTSLTTFFVILMLLLLSTGSIKSFAFGMTIGVVVGTYSSIFIASPIVIKWVKSL, encoded by the coding sequence ATGAAACTCGATTTCGTTGGAAAAAGATATTACTTCATTGCGCTTTCCGCAGTATTAATAGTTATTTCAATCATAAGCATATTCACCAAAGGATTCAATGTTGGCTTGGAATTCATAGGTGGAAGCGAAGTTGTAGTTAAGACTTCGCAAGATATGAAAATTGCAGATGTCAGGGCAAAGATTTCTGACTTAGCTCCAGAATTCAACAACGCAAGAGTTCTTGAAGTAAAAGCTCTTGGACAAGAAGAGGAAAAGACATTTTCAATCGTTGTTGCACCAAAGGATGAAAAAGGTAATCTGAGAACGTACAATGCTGATGAAAAGGCAACATTGTCGAAAGCAATAGAAGAAAGACTCGGCGGTAAAGTCGTTTCATTTACAGAAGTCAGCGGAGACGCGGCGAACGAAATCAAGAACCTCACTTGGAAAGCAGTGGTATTCACACTCCTCGGAATTCTTATATACGTAGCTTTGAGATTTAAATTCGCATTTGGTATAGGTGCAATTTTGGCACTTATCCACGACGTCGTGATAACACTCGGCTTCTACTCGATTTTCGGCATAGAAATGAACATTGCGGCGATTGCAGCTGTTTTGACACTCGTAGGATACTCTGTCAACGATACGATTATAGTATTCGATAGGATCAGGGAATTCGGAAGGAAATTCAAAGGTAGAGAAATGGCAAGTGTTGTTAACGACAGTATAAACTCTGTTATATTTAGAACAATAAACACATCTTTAACAACGTTCTTTGTCATACTGATGTTGCTCTTGCTCTCAACTGGTAGCATAAAGTCATTTGCATTTGGAATGACGATAGGCGTGGTTGTCGGAACGTACTCATCGATATTCATCGCTTCACCGATAGTAATAAAATGGGTTAAGTCTCTATAA
- the secD gene encoding protein translocase subunit SecD, producing MRSDRIRLIISLALLVAAVVAMLLPGGRPASGFAKFFSRIKLGLDLSGGVRLEYKVDIEKGTENPSAVVDDVWTVLRNRLDSAGYTEAVVKKSFRENNSFVIIEIPDATDTSRAEKLVGSTGVLWFGQSIDERTYDPTTNPDDVNLALRENAEWYQSKDGKTWYLIKKEINNRKDLVLSGPRIVEAVPTIDQKGVANYVVSFTLDRQFVELFKNITKELYVPEQVLNSGTTQYQLALKKRLAIVLDDKVQFVGFVVSPIEDGKGQIRGNFTFDEAKELAAILRSGALPARLEKTTANLVSPTLGKDVLNQSLNAGIIGAILVILYMLIIYGVMGFVAVIGIFYALIIIFGFLAGTGAILTLPGIAGIIFTIGTLVDGNIIIYERIKEEVRSGKTIKAAIEMAFSRSFWTLFDANLTTIIAALFLYYFGTGTIKGFAITTIVGIFAAMFMNLVFSKFLLDAMSGAIRVRKAGGAK from the coding sequence ATGCGGAGTGATCGCATAAGACTTATCATCTCATTGGCACTACTTGTAGCAGCTGTTGTAGCCATGTTGCTGCCCGGTGGAAGACCGGCAAGTGGTTTTGCGAAGTTTTTCAGTCGCATCAAACTTGGTCTTGACTTAAGCGGTGGAGTAAGGCTCGAGTACAAGGTTGATATTGAAAAAGGTACGGAAAATCCAAGTGCGGTAGTTGATGATGTTTGGACGGTTTTGAGAAACAGGCTTGACTCAGCAGGATACACTGAAGCGGTGGTAAAGAAAAGTTTCAGAGAAAACAATTCTTTTGTGATTATAGAAATCCCAGATGCAACGGATACGTCAAGAGCAGAAAAGCTAGTTGGTTCAACTGGTGTGCTCTGGTTTGGTCAATCGATTGACGAAAGAACGTACGACCCAACGACAAACCCAGACGATGTGAATCTTGCGTTAAGAGAAAACGCCGAATGGTATCAGAGCAAAGATGGAAAGACTTGGTACTTGATCAAGAAAGAAATTAACAACAGGAAAGATCTTGTACTCTCAGGTCCAAGAATTGTCGAGGCGGTACCAACAATAGATCAAAAAGGTGTTGCAAATTACGTAGTTTCTTTCACGCTTGACAGACAATTTGTCGAACTTTTCAAAAATATCACAAAGGAACTTTACGTACCTGAACAGGTTCTTAATAGCGGTACAACGCAGTATCAACTTGCACTTAAGAAGAGACTTGCAATAGTTCTTGATGATAAAGTTCAGTTTGTTGGATTTGTCGTCAGTCCAATCGAAGATGGAAAAGGACAAATTAGAGGAAACTTCACTTTCGATGAAGCAAAGGAACTGGCCGCAATACTTAGAAGTGGTGCACTCCCGGCAAGGTTGGAAAAAACGACAGCCAATCTTGTTTCACCAACTCTTGGTAAAGATGTCCTCAATCAATCACTCAATGCAGGTATAATAGGTGCAATACTTGTCATACTCTACATGCTTATCATTTACGGAGTTATGGGATTTGTTGCTGTTATCGGTATATTCTATGCACTGATAATAATTTTTGGATTCCTTGCCGGAACTGGTGCAATACTCACGTTGCCAGGTATTGCAGGTATAATCTTCACAATAGGTACTCTCGTTGATGGTAATATAATCATCTACGAAAGGATCAAAGAAGAAGTTAGAAGCGGAAAGACTATAAAGGCAGCGATAGAAATGGCATTTTCAAGATCTTTCTGGACGCTATTTGATGCAAACCTTACAACTATAATTGCTGCACTTTTCCTCTACTACTTCGGTACTGGTACAATCAAAGGATTTGCTATAACAACGATCGTTGGTATCTTTGCAGCAATGTTCATGAACCTCGTATTCAGCAAATTCTTGCTCGATGCAATGTCTGGGGCTATCAGAGTTAGAAAAGCAGGGGGTGCAAAATAA
- the yajC gene encoding preprotein translocase subunit YajC, with the protein MKLIFAGAPDAGATTGTATPTSTSGALMQMLIMLLIFFAMMYFLVILPQRRREKEFKQMIESLKKGDTIITTGGVVGKIVDIKKDVIKIKSANSTELEIHKAYIAKVIKEKEEAKEEVKEDSKE; encoded by the coding sequence GTGAAACTTATATTCGCAGGAGCGCCAGATGCAGGAGCAACAACAGGAACAGCTACACCAACAAGTACTTCTGGAGCATTGATGCAGATGCTCATCATGCTACTTATCTTTTTTGCGATGATGTATTTCTTGGTGATACTGCCGCAGAGAAGAAGAGAAAAGGAATTCAAACAAATGATCGAGAGCTTGAAAAAAGGTGATACTATAATCACAACTGGTGGTGTGGTTGGCAAGATAGTTGATATCAAGAAAGACGTAATCAAGATCAAAAGTGCAAATTCAACTGAGCTTGAAATTCATAAGGCTTACATAGCTAAGGTAATTAAAGAGAAAGAGGAAGCCAAAGAAGAAGTAAAAGAAGATTCCAAAGAATAA
- a CDS encoding bifunctional 5,10-methylenetetrahydrofolate dehydrogenase/5,10-methenyltetrahydrofolate cyclohydrolase: protein MILNLEPLYSSIVEDIKQRVARLPRTPKLVAVTCQPEPSTLSYLRSQEKQAKRFGIEFAVYEAPKASDLKLLLPKLSADDSINGIFLTHPLPPEISEIEAISLISPDKDVEGRHPANLGKIMYDSPIFPPCTAEAVLRIIKYLGDPTGKRISVIGRSVTVGKPLALLLLQKGIDATVTVCHSRTKNIAEITRESGIVVVAIGRAKALNKDYFKPGTTVIDVGINVENDEIFGDVDPSVAEICDLTPVPGGVGRITTLVLMEHTVKAVEIARNIL from the coding sequence ATGATTCTGAATTTAGAACCGCTTTATTCATCAATTGTTGAAGATATAAAACAACGTGTGGCAAGGTTACCGAGAACACCGAAGCTGGTAGCTGTCACTTGCCAGCCAGAACCTTCAACGCTGAGTTATCTGAGAAGTCAGGAAAAACAGGCTAAAAGATTTGGTATTGAATTTGCGGTATATGAGGCACCGAAAGCGTCGGATTTGAAATTGCTTTTGCCTAAGTTATCAGCTGATGACTCTATCAACGGAATCTTTCTCACACATCCACTACCGCCGGAGATTTCTGAAATCGAGGCGATTTCTTTAATCTCTCCGGACAAAGACGTTGAGGGCAGGCATCCAGCGAACCTTGGAAAAATAATGTACGATAGCCCCATCTTTCCGCCATGTACTGCAGAGGCTGTGTTAAGAATAATAAAATATCTTGGAGATCCAACCGGAAAGAGAATTTCCGTTATAGGCAGAAGTGTTACCGTTGGAAAACCGCTTGCACTTCTTTTGTTGCAAAAGGGTATTGACGCAACGGTAACTGTATGTCATTCAAGGACCAAGAATATAGCTGAAATAACGCGCGAATCGGGTATTGTGGTTGTTGCCATAGGAAGAGCGAAGGCCCTCAACAAAGATTATTTCAAGCCTGGAACAACTGTCATAGATGTGGGTATAAACGTTGAGAACGACGAAATTTTTGGAGACGTGGACCCCAGTGTCGCCGAGATATGTGACTTAACGCCTGTTCCGGGTGGAGTCGGGAGGATCACAACACTGGTTCTTATGGAGCATACAGTAAAAGCAGTTGAAATAGCAAGGAACATTTTATAA
- the thyX gene encoding FAD-dependent thymidylate synthase, protein MMGDDYAAVKAARVSYGQGLKTPERDKALIMYLMEHGHETPFEHIVFTFHVKAPLFVARQWFRHRIGSFNEISQRYTEIKEEEFYIPENIRINVPEDRQKAIVVDDTELLEKVKEAMVKTFEEAYHTYKELLNMGVARELARIVLPLSTYTQFYWTVNARSLMNFLSLRADSHAQWEIEQYAIAIAKMFKATCPWTYEAFVKYAYRGDILEA, encoded by the coding sequence GTATGGTCAAGGGTTGAAAACACCCGAACGCGACAAGGCACTAATTATGTATCTCATGGAACACGGGCACGAGACACCTTTTGAACATATAGTCTTTACATTTCACGTTAAAGCACCGCTTTTCGTTGCAAGGCAGTGGTTTAGGCACAGGATTGGTTCATTTAACGAGATAAGCCAGAGGTATACGGAAATAAAAGAGGAAGAATTTTACATACCTGAAAACATAAGAATTAACGTTCCTGAGGACAGGCAAAAGGCGATAGTTGTTGATGACACAGAACTTCTTGAGAAAGTTAAGGAAGCAATGGTGAAGACCTTCGAGGAGGCTTATCACACTTACAAAGAATTGCTCAACATGGGTGTTGCAAGAGAACTTGCACGTATCGTTCTACCTCTTTCAACTTACACGCAGTTTTATTGGACGGTTAACGCGAGAAGTTTGATGAATTTCTTGAGTTTGCGAGCGGATTCTCACGCCCAGTGGGAAATAGAGCAGTACGCCATAGCTATTGCGAAGATGTTTAAAGCAACTTGCCCGTGGACCTACGAGGCATTTGTAAAATACGCCTACCGAGGTGATATCCTTGAAGCTTAG